ATCTTCCCGAGCACTCTCCGCACGGTCGTTAGCGTACGGCAACTAACAACTTCTTTATCGAGATGTCGAACACGCTGCGTGAGGTAAGAGGAAGCGACAGCCGGAGGTGCGGGCACTACCGTCCGGCGGGTGGACGGACTCACCTGGCGCCCGCTGACCACCGCGGACGCCGAGGCGTCGGCCGACCTCCTCAACGCCATCGAGGTCGTGGACCGGATCGGCGAGAACTACACCGCGGCGGACACCCTCCAGGAGCTGGTCGACCCCTGTGCGGACCTGGAGCGCGACAGCCTCGCCGCCTTCGACGGCGACGTGATGGTCGGCTACGTGAAGGTCCGCTACAAGCCGGTCGCCGAAGAGGTCCACCGGGTCTTCCTGGACGGCGGCGTCCACCCCGACCACCGCCGCCGGGGCGTCGGCGCGAAGCTCCTGGAGGCCGGGGTGGAGTCGGCGAAGGCCCCGCACGCCCTGCACCACCCGGCGCTGAGGCTGGCGATCGACGTCCACAAGCCCGAGCACATCGCCGGCCTGGCCGACCTCGTGCGCTCCCGGGGCTTCACGCCGGTCCGCCACTACCGGCACATGGAGCACCCGCTCGGCGACGCGATCCCCGACGCGCCGATCCCCGACGGGCTGCGGGTCGAGCCCTGGTCGGAGGGCGCTGACGAGGACTTCCGGGCGGGACTGCGGTGGGCGTCCTGGTGACCATGTGGTGGGAGGCCGACACGGCGGCGACCGGCGTCCGCGACGCGCGCTTCATGGTCGTCGGAACGCTCAGGGAGCACCGCCGCCGGGGCGCTGGTCGGGCACGCGCTGCGGGCCGCCGCCGACCGGGGTTACGACCGGGCGAGCCTGAGCGTGGACGCGGCGGGCCGTCCGGGGCGTCCGGCGTGTTCGAGGAGGCCGGTTTCACGCCGACGATGCGGTACGTGCGCTGGGCGCTGGAGTTCTGACGCGGTCGGGGGCGAGCACGGCCGCCGACGTCGAACGAGCCCCGCGGCGGTGTGGCGCCACGGGGCTCGTCCGGCACAGCAGACCTACGGGGCGACGCGCTGGAGCTCCCAGCCGTCGCGGCCGAGGCGGAAGCGGAGGCGGTCGTGCATGCGGTCGCGGCGGCCCTGCCAGAACTCGACCTCTTCGGGGCGGATGCGCCAGCCGCCCCAGTGCGGCGGCACCGGCACCCGGTCGGCGTCGGCGAACTGGCGCTCGACCTTGTTCAGCGCGCTCTCCAAAGTGGAGCGCCCGCCGACGACGCGGGACTGCGGGGACGCCCACGCGCCGAGCTGCGAGCCGCGCGGGCGGCTCTCCCAGTAGTGGGCGGTCTCGGCCGGACCGACTTTCTCGACCGTGCCGCGCACGTGCGCCTGCCGCTGCATCGCGAACCACGGGAACGTGGCCGACGCGTACCGGGTGGCCATCAGGTCGTGGCTCTTGGTCGACGTGTAGTTGGTGAAGAACACCAAGCCGCGCGCGTCCAGGCCCTTGGCGAGCACCGTGCGGGACGACGGGCGGCCCTGGGTGTCGGAGGTGGCGAGGACCATCGCGTTCGGCTCGGGCAGGCCGGCGCCGGCCGCCTGGTCCAGCCACAGCTGCAACTGCTCGTGCCAGCTGGCCGCGAGGTCGCTCTCCGTGAGCGAGCCGTGTTCGTAGGACACCCGCATCGACGGCAACGCGATGTTCGTCGTCTCCGACATCCCGACCTCCCGGAGCGTGCTTTCGGCCTGGCCAAGGCGCTTGTGGCGCTTTGGCGATCCCGCGACCGTACGGGTTTCGCGCCCAGGGCGAAACCGCCTGCGTGGTGATGACCGCCACCCGATCCGTGACTTTCGGTGTGGTCCCCGTCTCGGAATCGAGTACGAGATCGAGTCAGAACGCGCTGAACCCGGGGTGCCTGGCCCGCGCGGCGGCCAGCGCCCGGTCGACGGTCACCGCGTCGTCACCCAGCGCGGTGGCCAGGCTGCCGCCGCGGGCCAGCGGGACCAGCGACCACCACGGCTCCGAAACCGCTCCCGGCGGGTCCTCGCCCCAGCACAGCAGCTCCGTCCCGAGCACCCGGCGACCGGCCAGCCCGGCGGGGCTTTCGTCCACTTCGGGCGTTCCGACCCGGGTCGTCTGCTTGACCAGGGGCCCGCCCCGGCGGACGTCGAGCGTCGAGGCGAGCGAGCCCGGCCGCTCGTTCGAGCGACCCAGCACGAGGACTTCCCGCACCCGCAGCCGAGCGCCATCGCCCAGCACAGCCCGGAAAACCGCTTCGTGGCACGCCCGCGCGGTGACGACGGTCGGCTCCGGCAGGTACGCCAGCGACGCGCCGTCGCCCAGCTCCACCTCAACCAGCGCCCGGCCGGGGCCCGCGTGCCGACCGGGCAGCACGAGCGTCGCCGCCACCCCGCGCAGCTCCAGCGACGCGCCGGGGCCGACCACCACCCGCAGCTCCAGGTCGTCACCGCCCAGCGGCGCGGTCACCGCGCTCACCAGGTGCACGAGCGCCGTTCCGCCGTCACCCCGGCGCGGCACGAGCCGCAGCGGCGCCATGGACCTCAGTTGGCGCACCACGGTTCGCCCGTTCGGGTCGCGTTCCACGACCAGGTGAGCCCGTGCCCTCATCGGGGCAACCCCAGTGACCCCCGACACGTCCCCGGATCGGGTGGAACTTCCACCCGCGAATCTCGGGGGAGATCGTGATGAGGAGATTTGTCGCAACAGTCGCGGTGACAGCCGCCGTGCTCGTCACCGGGGGAACCGCCGTCGCGCAGGCGGCCGAGGTCGGCACGTGCGGGTCGGCGGACCTCGACATCGCGTTCGGCCGCGTGGAAGGCGCGGCGGGCACGGTGTACCGGGAGGTCGTGCTCACCAACCGGGGTCCGGGCGCGTGCGTGCTGCGCGGCTTCCCCGGTGTGTCCTATGTGGACTACCAGGGCCGTCGGGTGGGCGCGGCGGCCGAACGGGTCGGCGCGCGGGGGCCGCTGCTGACCCTCGCGCCCGGCGGTCGGGCGGTCTCGGACGTCGGGTTCGCCCGGGTCGACAACTTCGACCCGGACGCGTGCCGCAAGACGGCCGTGCGGGGCATCCGCGTGTACCCGCCGGACGCGACCGTGCCGCTGCACCTGCCGATGACCGACCAGCACGGCTGCGCGGGCGACGTCAGCCCGTTCGGGCATCAGCTGACCGTCGCGAGCGTGCGCAGCTGAGCGCGCACCCACTCGGCCACCGCGGGCGCGCCCGGTGTGTCCACGAGGGACTGCGAGATCACCGGTAGCTCACCGCGCATCCGGTGGGCGTCGGCCGTCATGACACCGAGGTCGGCGCCCACCATGGGCGCGAGGTCGGTCTTGTTGATCACCAGCAGGTCCGCCGTGGTGACACCGGGGCCGCCCTTGCGCGGCACCTTGTCGCCGCCCGCCACGTCCACCACGAACACCTGCCGGTCCACCAGGCCGCGGCTGAACACGGCGGTCAGGTTGTCGCCGCCGCTCTCGATGATCACCAGCTCCAGGCCAGGGAACCGGTGCTCCAGCAGCTCGACCGCGTCCAGGTTGGCGGTGATGTCGTCGCGGATCGCGGTGTGCGGGCACGCGCCGGTCCGCACCGCCTCGATCCGGTCGACGTCGAGCACCCCGGCGGCGCGCAGGAAGTCGGCGTCCTCGGTCGTGTAGATGTCGTTGGTGACGACGGCGAGGTCCACCTCGCCGCCGAGCGCGCGGCACAGCGCGGCGGTCAGCGCGGTCTTGCCGCTGCCGACCGGTCCGCCGATGCCGAGCCGGACCGCGCGACGACCGTGGTCGTGCGGGTGGTGCGGGTCGTGACCGGCGTCGGTCGGGTCGAGGTTCACCGGGTGCACGTGGTCAGCTGACAAAGAGACGCACCTCTTCCGAGTGGTGCCGGTCGTGCGACTCGGCCAGCAGGTCCAGGCCGGGCGCACTCGGCGCGGGCAGGTCTTCGGGCGGGGCGCCCGCGTGGTCGGCGGCCGTCGCGGCCACCGCGTCGATCTCCGGCGCGAGCCGCGCCAGCACCGCGTTCACCCCGAGCGGGTCGAGGCCGAGCAGCCGGATCGCGCCGGTCGCCGGTCCGGTCACCGCGTGGTAGGCCACGGTCTGCGCGGCCTCGAACGGCTCGCCGACGAGCACGCCGACGATGATCGGGTGGTGCGGCCGGGGCGTGACGCGCAGCAGCTCGTCCAACGCCGCCGACGGCCACGCCCGCCTCGCCGCGCGTGCGACGCCGCGGCCCTGCACGCGGGACGCGTCGCGCTGGGCGGGCGACGGCGTGCGGGCGTCCAGCTCGGCGTCCAGCTCCGCCCACCGGCCGCGGGTGGCGGCGGCGGCGAACACCGCGCCCAACGCGCCCGCCGTGCGCAGCCTGCCGAGCAGGAACGACCGCAGCGACGGCTCGTCGGTCACCAGCCGCCGCGCCACGGCCTCCTCCAGCCCGCCCGAGTGCGCGTGACCGCCGCCGGGGAAGCGGGAGTCCGCGAGCATCAGCGCCGCGAGGTTCATCAGAACAGGAAGTAGCGCTGGGCCATCGGCAGCTCCGCCACCGGGTCGGGCTCGACCAGCTCGCCGTCGATGCGCACGGCGAAGCTGTCCGGGTCGACCTCCACCCGCGGCATCGCGTCGTTGAGCACCATGTCCGCCTTCGTGACGCCCCGCGTGTCCCGGATCGGCACCAACGGCCGCGCCAACCGCAGCACGTCCGCCAGGTCCGCGTCGACCGCCTGCTGCGACACGAAGTGCACGCTGCTCCGCGCCGCCGAGTGCGCGCCGAACATCGGCCGGGCGAACACCGGCTGCGGCGTCGGGATGGACGCGTTCGCGTCACCCATCGCCGCGTGCGCGATGAACCCGCCCTTCAGCACCACCGACGGCCGCACGCCGAAGAACTTCGGCTCCCACAGCACCAGGTCGGCCAGCTTGCCGACCTCCACCGACCCGACCTCGTGGTCGATGCCGTGCGCGACGGCCGGGTTGATCGTGTACTTGGCCACGTACCGGCGGGCCCGCAGGTTGTCCGCCACCTCGCCGTGCCGCCGCTGCATCACGTGCGCGGTCTGCCAGGTCCGGATGATCACCTCGCCGACCCGGCCCATGGCCTGCGAGTCCGAGCTGATCATCGAGATCGCGCCCAGGTCGTGCAGCACGTCCTCGGCGGCGATCGTGGTCGGCCGGATGCGGCTCTCGGCGAACGCCAGGTCCTCGGGCACCGACGGGTTGAGGTGGTGGCACACCATGAGCATGTCCAGGTGCTCTTCGAGCGTGTTCACCGTGTGCGGGCGGGTCGGGTTGGTCGAGGACGGCAGCACGTTCGGCTCGGACACCACCCGGATGATGTCCGGCGCGTGCCCGCCGCCCGCGCCCTCGGAGTGGTAGGCGTTGATCGACCGGCCGGCGATCGCGGCCAGGGTCGACTCCAGGAAACCGGCCTCGTTCAGCGTGTCGGTGTGGATCGCGACCTGCACGCCCGACTCGTCGGCCACCCGCAGGCACGCGTCGATCGCCGCGGGCGTGGTGCCCCAGTCCTCGTGCAGCTTGAACCCGCCCGCGCCACCGGCCAGCTGCTCGCGCAGCGCGTCCTCGCGGGTCGTGTTGCCCTTGCCCAGCAGCAGCACGTTCACCGGCAGGTGGTCCAGCGAGGCCAGCATCCGGCCCAGGTTCCACGCGCCGGGCGTCACCGTGGTGGCCTTCGTGCCCTCGGCGGGACCCGTGCCGCCGCCGATCAGCGTGGTCAGGCCGGACGCGACGGCGGTGTCCACGATGCCGGGGGTGATGAAGTGCACGTGGCAGTCGATGCCGCCCGCCGTCAGCACCTTCCCGTTGCCCGACAGCACCTCGGTGGACGGGCCGATGACCAGCGCCGGGTCGACGCCGTCCATGGTGTCGGGGTTGCCCGCCTTGCCGATGGCCGCGATCCGGCCGTCGCGCACGCCGACGTCCGCCTTCACCACGCCCCAGTGGTCCAGCACGACCGCGCCCGTGATGACGAGGTCCGGCGCGCCCTCCGCCCGGGTGGCCACGCCCTGGCCCATCGACTCGCGGACCACCTTGCCGCCGCCGAAGATCACCTCGTCGCCCGCGCCCGCGCCGCGGCTGCGGTCCTCGGTCACCTCGATCAGCAGGTCGGTGTCGGCGAGCCGGATCCGGTCGCCGACCGTCGGCCCCAGCAGTTCCGCGTACCGGCGGCGGCTGACCCCGCTCACCGGTCCAGCTCCCCCGCCCACTCCGGCCGCAGGCCGGGCACCCGCCGCGCCCCCGCGATCGGCACCAGGACGACCTCCCGCTCCACGCCGGGCTCGAACCGCACCGCCGTGCCCGCCGGGACGTCCAACCGCTTGCCCCACGCGGCCTCGCGGTCGAACTCCAGCCCGGGGTTGACCGCCGCGAAGTGGTAGTGCGACCCGACCTGCACCGGGCGGTCCGCCGCGTTGACCACGACCAGCGTCGTGCGCGGCCGTCCGGGGTTCAGCTCGACCGGCTCGTCGCCGGTGATGATCTCGCCTGGGCGCATCAACCGCTCCTCGGGTTCACACGATCGGGTCGTGCACGGTCACGAGCTTCGTGCCGTCCGGGAAGGTCGCCTCGACCTGCACGGACTCGATCATCGACGGCACGCCGTCCAGCACCTGGTCGCGGGTGAGGACGTGCCGGCCGCTCTCCATCAGCTCGCTGACCGTCCGGCCGTCCCGGGCGCCTTCGAGCACGTGGGCGGTGATCAGGGCGACCGCCTCCGGGTAGTTCAGCACCACCCCGCGCTCCAACCGCCTGCGCGCGACGTCCGCCGCCACGTGGACCAGCAGCTTGTCCCGCTCGTGCGGTGTCAGGTGCATGACTGGTGGTCTACCACGGGACACGACGCGAACGCGGGGTGGAAACAAGGGCTTAACCTGCCCGCCGGCCGTCTCCGGATTTTTCCGCTGCTCCCAGGGCAACCGATCGGACCTCTCAAGCGTGCACTGCACAACGAGAAGAGAGGGCCGTGTGACCGTGGTTCTGCCCGTGGAGCGCCCCAAGGACCAGGTGGGCGTGCGCGACTTCGCCGAGTTCGCGCGCACGTCGATGCCGGGCCTGCTGCGGTACGGGCACGTCCTGACGGGCAACCCCCACGACGCCGCGGACCTGGTGCAGACCGTGCTGGAGAAGGTCGCTTCGCGCTGGTCGGCGCTCCTGCGCAAGGCCTCCGACCCGTTGGCGTACGCGCGGCGGGCGATGGCGAACGCGCACGTCAGCCGGTGGCGGCGGCACCGGCGGGAGAACCTGGTCGCCGACCTGCCCGAGGTGCCCGCCGCCGAGGGCGCGGACCGCTTGGAGCACGAACCCCTGTGGCGGGCGTTGCGCGCCCTGCCACCGCGCCAGCGCGCGGTGGTGGTGCTGCGGTACTACGAAAACCTCTCCGAAGAGGAGATCGCCCGCACCCTCGGCATCTCGCGGGGCACCGTCAAGAGCCAGAGCAGCAAGGCGATGGCCGCACTACGAGCGCGGGCGGGTGAGTGGGCTTGAACGGCGAGGACGACTTCGACGGGGAGCTGCGCGCGTTCCTGGCGGACGACCGGCTGGCGCTGCCGGTGCGGCCGGGCGCGGTCGAAGCGCTCGCCGCCCGGGGCGCCCGACGAGCGCGACGACGGGCGATGGCGTCCGCGGGCGCCGCCGCGGCGGTGGTGCTCGCCGCCGCCGGCGGTGTCACCGCGGTGGTCCTGCGCGGCCCGGGGGCCGGACCCGCCGCGTCCGGCGTCGTGGGAACCGTCACGGTCACCGTCGCCCCGCCGCCCGGCTTCGGTGAGCTGCGACTGGGCACGGGTGAGCGCGAGGCGCTGGCCACCGGCCTGCTCGGCTCGCCGACCGACCTGCCCGGCGGCTGCCGGCAGTACCCGGCGGGAGACGGCGCGGTGGCTGTCGTCGCACCGGGGCGCGGCGTCGTGCGCCTCACGCTCCCCCGATCCGGGGAAACCGTCGCGGGCATCCGGATCGGCTCACCCACCACCGACGTGGAAGCCGCGTACGGGACCTCCGCCCGGCCCGACGCCGAGGGCCTGGTCGTCCCGATGCCGGGGCAACCGCCCTGGCGCTACTCGTTCTCCGCCGAAGCGGGCCGGGTCACCGCCGTGCGCGTCGAGGTGGAGGACACCCCCTGCGGGTGACCACCCGCCACACCTACCGACGAACGGAGCCCCACCATGCGCTTCACCACCCTCACCGCCCTGCTCGCCACCCTGACGGGCTGCGTGGCGACCGCACCGCCGATCACCGCCGACGAGGTGGCGGCGGTCAGCACCGTCACCGAGACGGTGGTCGCCGGGCCGCCGACCGAACTCGACCACGGCGGCTTCGGACCGATCCGGATCGGCTCGTCGTTCGCCGAGGTCGAGGCCACCGGCCTGATCGGCGGCCGGACCAACCCCGTCGACCACCCCTGCGCCTACCACGACTTCACGATGCCGCTGCGCGGTTCGGTGGTCTTCGACCAGGACCGGGAGGTCTCCTCGATCATCGTCCTGAACACCGACACCACCGAGGGGGTGGGCGTCGGCGAGCCCCTGCCCCGGGTGCCGGAGGTCTACCCGTCCGCCGCGCGCAACGAGTACGGCTACCTGGTCGCGCTCGACTCCGGCAACTCCTACGGCTTCTACTCGATCGACAGCACCGCGATCACCTCGGTGGACCTGCGCCGGGCCGGGCAGCCCTGCCACGGGTGACCGGCGTGATCACCTGTTCGCGCTGAATCGGTTCCTTGATCGTGACCGACGACACGCGTGGCCGCGATTGCCTGCACGTCGGAACGGGAGCAAGGTGCACCCAACTCTTCACTCCCGCCGAGAAGGAGCGCACAGCGTGGTGCAGACCGAGGACGACGGTTTCCGGCCGGGTCTCGAAGGCGTGGTCGCCTTCCGCACCGAGATCGCCGAGCCCGACCGCGACGGTGGCGCGCTGCGCTACCGCGGCGTCGACATCGAGGACCTGGCGGGCCACGTCACGTTCGGCAACGTGTGGGCGTTGCTCGTCGACGGCCGCTTCGGCCCCGGCCTGCCGCCCGCCGAGCCGTTCCCCATCCCGGTGCACACCGGCGACGTCCGGGTCGACGTGCAGGCCGCGCTGGCCATGGTCGCCCCGATCTGGGGCTACCAGCCGCTGCTGGACATCACCGACGAGCAGGCGCGCGAGCAGCTGGCCCGCGCCTCCGTCATGGCCCTGTCCTACGCGGCGCAGTCCGCGCGCGGCATCGGCAGGCCCGCCGTGCCGCAGCACCGCATCGACGAGTGCCGGACCATCACCGAGCGCTTCCTCACCCGCTGGCGCGGCGAACCCGACCCGGCGCACGTCAAGGCGCTGGACGCGTACTGGGTGTCGGCCGCAGAGCACGGGCTGAACGCGTCCACGTTCACCGCCAGGGTGATCGCCTCCACCGGCGCGGACGTGGCGGCGTCCATGTCCGGCGCGATCGGCGCCATGTCCGGCCCGCTGCACGGCGGCGCGCCCGCCCGCGTCCTGCCGATGATCGAGGAGGTCGAGCGGACCGGCGACGCGCAGGCCTACGTCAAGGGCGTCCTCGACCGCGGCGAGCGCCTGATGGGCTTCGGCCACCGCGTGTACCGCGCGGAGGACCCCCGCGCCCGCGTGCTGCGGCGGACGTGCCGGGAACTCGGCGCCACCCGCTACGAAGCCGCCAACGCCCTCGAACAGGCCGCCCTGGCCGAACTCCGCGAACGCCGCCCCGACCGCGCCATCGAGACCAACGTCGAGTTCTGGGCCGCCGTGATCCTGGACTTCGCCCAGGTGCCGCCGCACATGATGCCCGCGATGTTCACCTGCGCCCGCACCGCCGGCTGGTCGGCGCACATCCTGGAGCAGAAGCGCACCGGCCGCCTGGTCCGCCCGTCCGCGAAGTACGTCGGCCCCGGCCCGCGCAAGCCGTCCGAGGTGGAGGGCTGGGGCGAAATCGCCTGAAGAGGGCCATTCCACCCCACCCGGCGTGACGCGGGACACCCGGCTGTCACCCACCGGCCACGTGGCTGCAACACTTGGGCCCCCGGCAACGGCGCCGGTCGTGCCGACCCCCTCCCCGCAACCGGAGGCTTCGCGATGACCCAGACCGCCGACCCGACCTCGCTGGTCCTGCCCCCCGAACTGCTGCCGTCCGACGGCAGGTTCGGGTGCGGGCCCTCCAAGGTCCGTCCCGAGGCCCTGGCGGCCCTCGCGGCCGAGGGCGCCGCGCTGATGGGCACCTCCCACCGCCAGAAGCCGGTGAAGTCCCTGGTCGGCTCCGTGCGCGCCGGTCTGCGCGAGCTGTTCTCGCTGCCCGAGGGCTACGAGGTCGTCCTGGGCAACGGCGGCACCACCGCGTTCTGGGACGCCGCCGCGTTCGGCCTGGTCCGCGAGCGCGCGCAGCACTTCACCTACGGCGAGTTCTCGTCGAAGTTCGCCAAGGTCACCTCCGACGCGCCGTTCCTCGGTGACTCGATCGTGGTCAAGGCCGACCCGGGCAGCGCGCCCGGGATCACCTACGCCGAGGGCGCCGACCTGGTCGGCTGGGCGCACAACGAGACGTCCACCGGCGTCTCCGTCCCCGTCTCCCGGCCCGCGAACAGCGGCGACGCCCTGGTCGCCATCGACGCCACCTCCGGCGCCGGCGGCCTCCCGGTCGACGCGGCCGACTACGACGTCTACTACTTCGCGCCGCAGAAGTGCTTCGCCTCCGACGGCGGCCTGTGGATCGCCCTCATGTCGCCCGCCGCGCTGGAGCGCGTCGCCGAGATCGGCAAGTCGGGCCGCTGGGTGCCGGAGTTCCTGTCGCTGACCACCGCGCTGGACAACTCCACCAAGGACCAGACCTACAACACCCCGTCCCTGGCGACGCTGTTCCTGCTGAACAACCAGGTCGAGTGGATCCTCGGCAACGGCGGCCTGAAGTGGGCCGTCGACCGCACCGCCGACTCGTCGTCGCGGCTGTACGACTGGGCCGAGGCCACCGAGTACACGACCCCGTACGTGGCCGACCCGGCCCACCGCTCGCAGGTCGTCGGCACCATCGACTTCGCCGACTCGGTGGACGCCTCCGCCGTCGCCCGGGCGCTGCGCGCGAACGGCATCGTCGACGTCGAGCCGTACCGCAAGCTGGGCCGCAACCAGCTCCGGGTGGCCATGTTCCCGGCTGTCGAGCCGACCGACGTGAGCACCCTGACCAAGGCCGTCGACTGGGTCGTCTCCCAGCTCTGACCACCGCACACGCGAACGGGGGCCGTCCCAGCACCGGGACGGCCCCCGTTCGCGTCCCGGCGCTTCGGGAACCCGCACCGACCTGTCGGACGTGACAGCCGAGTGAAACTCGCGGTAACGGAGGTGCGGACACCGCCGACATACGGCAAGATCACACGAAGATATCGGTGACCACGGCGAGTCTCCCCCGTCAAGGCGGCACGCCGCATTAACGTGAGTACTCGGCGAGGTGAGCCATCCGGGAGGCCATGATGCGAGCGTTGCGAGTCATCGGGCTCGAAGACGACGGCAAGTCCGTCATCCTCGAGGACCCGGATCGCGGCGAGCGCTTCGTGCTCCCCGCCGACGAACGCCTGCGCGCGGCCGCCCGCGGCGACCTGACCCGTCTCGGCCAGATCGAGATCGAGGTCGAGAGCCAGATGCGCCCCCGCGAGATCCAGGCGCGCATCCGCGCGGGCGAGTCCGTCGCCCAGGTCGCGGCCGCCGCCGGCCTGCCGGCGCACCGCATAGAGCGCTACGCCTACCCGGTCCTCCTCGAACGCTCCCGGACCGCC
This genomic window from Saccharothrix sp. HUAS TT1 contains:
- the pdxH gene encoding pyridoxamine 5'-phosphate oxidase, whose translation is MSETTNIALPSMRVSYEHGSLTESDLAASWHEQLQLWLDQAAGAGLPEPNAMVLATSDTQGRPSSRTVLAKGLDARGLVFFTNYTSTKSHDLMATRYASATFPWFAMQRQAHVRGTVEKVGPAETAHYWESRPRGSQLGAWASPQSRVVGGRSTLESALNKVERQFADADRVPVPPHWGGWRIRPEEVEFWQGRRDRMHDRLRFRLGRDGWELQRVAP
- the serC gene encoding phosphoserine transaminase, giving the protein MTQTADPTSLVLPPELLPSDGRFGCGPSKVRPEALAALAAEGAALMGTSHRQKPVKSLVGSVRAGLRELFSLPEGYEVVLGNGGTTAFWDAAAFGLVRERAQHFTYGEFSSKFAKVTSDAPFLGDSIVVKADPGSAPGITYAEGADLVGWAHNETSTGVSVPVSRPANSGDALVAIDATSGAGGLPVDAADYDVYYFAPQKCFASDGGLWIALMSPAALERVAEIGKSGRWVPEFLSLTTALDNSTKDQTYNTPSLATLFLLNNQVEWILGNGGLKWAVDRTADSSSRLYDWAEATEYTTPYVADPAHRSQVVGTIDFADSVDASAVARALRANGIVDVEPYRKLGRNQLRVAMFPAVEPTDVSTLTKAVDWVVSQL
- a CDS encoding urease subunit alpha, which gives rise to MSGVSRRRYAELLGPTVGDRIRLADTDLLIEVTEDRSRGAGAGDEVIFGGGKVVRESMGQGVATRAEGAPDLVITGAVVLDHWGVVKADVGVRDGRIAAIGKAGNPDTMDGVDPALVIGPSTEVLSGNGKVLTAGGIDCHVHFITPGIVDTAVASGLTTLIGGGTGPAEGTKATTVTPGAWNLGRMLASLDHLPVNVLLLGKGNTTREDALREQLAGGAGGFKLHEDWGTTPAAIDACLRVADESGVQVAIHTDTLNEAGFLESTLAAIAGRSINAYHSEGAGGGHAPDIIRVVSEPNVLPSSTNPTRPHTVNTLEEHLDMLMVCHHLNPSVPEDLAFAESRIRPTTIAAEDVLHDLGAISMISSDSQAMGRVGEVIIRTWQTAHVMQRRHGEVADNLRARRYVAKYTINPAVAHGIDHEVGSVEVGKLADLVLWEPKFFGVRPSVVLKGGFIAHAAMGDANASIPTPQPVFARPMFGAHSAARSSVHFVSQQAVDADLADVLRLARPLVPIRDTRGVTKADMVLNDAMPRVEVDPDSFAVRIDGELVEPDPVAELPMAQRYFLF
- a CDS encoding urease subunit beta, with the translated sequence MRPGEIITGDEPVELNPGRPRTTLVVVNAADRPVQVGSHYHFAAVNPGLEFDREAAWGKRLDVPAGTAVRFEPGVEREVVLVPIAGARRVPGLRPEWAGELDR
- a CDS encoding urease subunit gamma, coding for MHLTPHERDKLLVHVAADVARRRLERGVVLNYPEAVALITAHVLEGARDGRTVSELMESGRHVLTRDQVLDGVPSMIESVQVEATFPDGTKLVTVHDPIV
- a CDS encoding urease accessory protein UreD — its product is MRARAHLVVERDPNGRTVVRQLRSMAPLRLVPRRGDGGTALVHLVSAVTAPLGGDDLELRVVVGPGASLELRGVAATLVLPGRHAGPGRALVEVELGDGASLAYLPEPTVVTARACHEAVFRAVLGDGARLRVREVLVLGRSNERPGSLASTLDVRRGGPLVKQTTRVGTPEVDESPAGLAGRRVLGTELLCWGEDPPGAVSEPWWSLVPLARGGSLATALGDDAVTVDRALAAARARHPGFSAF
- a CDS encoding urease accessory protein UreF; its protein translation is MNLAALMLADSRFPGGGHAHSGGLEEAVARRLVTDEPSLRSFLLGRLRTAGALGAVFAAAATRGRWAELDAELDARTPSPAQRDASRVQGRGVARAARRAWPSAALDELLRVTPRPHHPIIVGVLVGEPFEAAQTVAYHAVTGPATGAIRLLGLDPLGVNAVLARLAPEIDAVAATAADHAGAPPEDLPAPSAPGLDLLAESHDRHHSEEVRLFVS
- a CDS encoding DUF4232 domain-containing protein, with the protein product MTAAVLVTGGTAVAQAAEVGTCGSADLDIAFGRVEGAAGTVYREVVLTNRGPGACVLRGFPGVSYVDYQGRRVGAAAERVGARGPLLTLAPGGRAVSDVGFARVDNFDPDACRKTAVRGIRVYPPDATVPLHLPMTDQHGCAGDVSPFGHQLTVASVRS
- a CDS encoding GNAT family N-acetyltransferase, with product MDGLTWRPLTTADAEASADLLNAIEVVDRIGENYTAADTLQELVDPCADLERDSLAAFDGDVMVGYVKVRYKPVAEEVHRVFLDGGVHPDHRRRGVGAKLLEAGVESAKAPHALHHPALRLAIDVHKPEHIAGLADLVRSRGFTPVRHYRHMEHPLGDAIPDAPIPDGLRVEPWSEGADEDFRAGLRWASW
- the ureG gene encoding urease accessory protein UreG, with protein sequence MNLDPTDAGHDPHHPHDHGRRAVRLGIGGPVGSGKTALTAALCRALGGEVDLAVVTNDIYTTEDADFLRAAGVLDVDRIEAVRTGACPHTAIRDDITANLDAVELLEHRFPGLELVIIESGGDNLTAVFSRGLVDRQVFVVDVAGGDKVPRKGGPGVTTADLLVINKTDLAPMVGADLGVMTADAHRMRGELPVISQSLVDTPGAPAVAEWVRAQLRTLATVS
- a CDS encoding SigE family RNA polymerase sigma factor, whose amino-acid sequence is MERPKDQVGVRDFAEFARTSMPGLLRYGHVLTGNPHDAADLVQTVLEKVASRWSALLRKASDPLAYARRAMANAHVSRWRRHRRENLVADLPEVPAAEGADRLEHEPLWRALRALPPRQRAVVVLRYYENLSEEEIARTLGISRGTVKSQSSKAMAALRARAGEWA
- a CDS encoding citrate synthase 2; protein product: MVQTEDDGFRPGLEGVVAFRTEIAEPDRDGGALRYRGVDIEDLAGHVTFGNVWALLVDGRFGPGLPPAEPFPIPVHTGDVRVDVQAALAMVAPIWGYQPLLDITDEQAREQLARASVMALSYAAQSARGIGRPAVPQHRIDECRTITERFLTRWRGEPDPAHVKALDAYWVSAAEHGLNASTFTARVIASTGADVAASMSGAIGAMSGPLHGGAPARVLPMIEEVERTGDAQAYVKGVLDRGERLMGFGHRVYRAEDPRARVLRRTCRELGATRYEAANALEQAALAELRERRPDRAIETNVEFWAAVILDFAQVPPHMMPAMFTCARTAGWSAHILEQKRTGRLVRPSAKYVGPGPRKPSEVEGWGEIA